One Cryptococcus neoformans var. grubii H99 chromosome 3, complete sequence genomic region harbors:
- a CDS encoding bloom syndrome protein, whose product MLSRVSSHLMTPTSNVGSPSPFNVKGKAPEASVAQPPGTNPRDNAKTTEQLQTMLVKYMEEKDQLKDQKFAIATGQDGMDDLDMDMVEEKIELVTKRILEIKTLLTARAQIPSSSTPPAPSRQSSFQPPETRQSPFQRLDAKPPSLFVKNYPTPTAVSSSKAKHTTLDHWNASRSNGVPSDDSDMPVARGPLQLNRAYPSPAVAGPSRPTDRRPSPPQDVPQGLDDFNITMAEKDFHDLEEEPVLVPPSTPPSASPPRVATKMFARQPQPLLAPANNMQAILQDTGHLPDEFHDIPFDEIFSSPTSPTHNLPNPPLRAESSPPKPIDPPRLSAIAGPSRQPMETRSPIKEAVPAVPQHRVIPLEVTHPWSKEVNQKLRQVFKLPNFRKHQKEAIDETMAGKDVFVLMPTGGGKSLTYQLPAVCSSGKTRGVTFVVSPLISLINDQTRHLISRGIPAIAYTGDLTQRDKNVAHEELSKREPITKVVYVTPEMMSMGGHIKSILRGLLQRKQLARFVIDEAHCVSQWGHDFRADYLRLGELRRDYPGVPIMALTATAQNKVQEDIIRSLRIEGCVCLRQSFNRPNLHYEVRPKTSSVIQEIVAFVRTQEARASGIVYCNSRDNCENLAKKLREDHGLRAYHYHAGMTKENRRKMQEGWQDHKFEIMVATIAFGMGIDKPDVRYVIHHHLPRSLEGYYQETGRAGRDGNPSTCILYYAFKDGKKILGQIDQEKDLTRDQKERQKASMQEVLRYCNNKVDCRRSQVLAFFNETFDAANCHQGCDVCLGRDRNVFRTEDVTDDAVTVIKMVQAFSNTKITILNAAECFRGFKGNSGKRLNQNPYFGAGQSWERNEGERLIQTLVIEGALEEYCVESKAGWTNAYLRVGKEGYKYLNGTARLKMDFREASPRKLTTKPKQSAKRQSAKSKSQSTLEKTTGSNPIARKRSLQQIMAEEAEFDNSHWGDTDDEYNPENDGDPIIADGDETEMDDDVPLKRRKSTEASKEKTPRSTRSKAREAIHDDDGESSVEQCFKALEKMRNQSVTKNKTYPVLTDELLQMVAALMPANEKRLREIEGMTPQLIEAYSTKILGICIKFRPANQNPLNIAARKDARPPAAEPAPVTVPRANSTTMQRIKQYAYEPSSASKTPITSSAVRRPSNTSSLKRQTLLFTTPSNATGNGGSATPTAAKRQNNVGSVRPVLAARGGNVIRKDKF is encoded by the exons ATGCTGTCACGCGTATCTTCCCATCTGATGACTCCAACTTCAAATGTTGGGTCTCCTAGCCCCTTTAATGTGAAGGGCAAGGCGCCCGAGGCATCAGTTGCTCAACCTCCTGGGACGAATCCTAGGGATAACGCC AAAACAACTGAGCAACTTCAAACTATGCTGGTGAAATatatggaggagaaagatcAGCTGAAAGACCAGAAGTTTGCGATTGCAACGGGGCAGGATGGAATGGATGACCTGGACATGGATATGGTAGAGGAAAAAAT TGAACTTGTCACTAAACGTATCCTCGAGATCAAAACTCTATTAACAGCTCGGGCTCAAatcccatcctcttccacaccTCCAGCTCCTTCTCGCCAATCGTCTTTTCAGCCCCCAGAAACACGACAATCTCCTTTCCAAAGGCTTGATGCCAAGCCTCCGTCATTGTTTGTTAAGAATTATCCTACTCCCACCGCTGTTAGTTCATCAAAAGCCAAGCACACAACGCTGGACCATTGGAATGCCAGCCGATCGAATGGAGTACCGAGTGATGACTCTGATATGCCCGTAGCCAGAGGCCCTTTACAGCTTAATCGGGCATATCCATCTCCAGCTGTTGCTGGACCGTCACGGCCTACAGATAGGCGACCTAGTCCGCCGCAAGATGTTCCACAGGGTCTTGACGACTTTAATATAACCATGGCTGAAAAAGATTTTCATGATCTCGAAGAAGAACCCGTTCTCGTTCCTCCATCTACTCCACCTTCGGCTTCTCCTCCCCGCGTAGCCACTAAAATGTTTGCACGGCAACCGCAACCTTTATTAGCCCCTGCAAATAACATGCAAGCAATTTTACAAGATACGGGACATCTTCCAGATGAATTCCATGATATTCCATTCGACGAAATATTCTCTTCACCTACGTCGCCTACGCACAATCTTCCTAATCCTCCACTTCGAGCCgaatcttctcctcccaaACCCATAGACCCTCCCCGTCTCTCAGCCATAGCAGGACCTTCGAGACAGCCTATGGAAACGCGTTCCCCGATTAAGGAAGCCGTCCCAGCGGTACCCCAACATAGGGTCATCCCACTCGAAGTAACGCATCCATGGTCAAAGGAAGTCAACCAAAAGTTAAGGCAGGTGTTCAAGCTACCCAATTTCAGAAAACATCAGAAAGAGGCCATCGACGAGACCATGGCAGGTAAAGATGTCTTCGTGCTTATGCCTAccggaggaggaaagagtttGACCT ATCAACTCCCTGCAGTCTGCTCATCGGGTAAAACTCGCGGTGTCACATTTGTGGTTTCTCCTCTTATTTCACTCATCAATGACCAAACAAGACACTTGATCTCTCGAGGTATTCCCGCTATAGCATACACTGGCGATCTTACTCAAAGAGACAAGAATGTGGCGCATGAAGAATTGTCGAAAAGGGAGCCTATCACAAAAGTGGTCTATGTGACTCCGGAAATGATGTCTATGGGTGGTCACATCAAATCGATATTGCGCGGTTTGCTGCAAAGGAAACAGCTGGCAAGGTTTGTGATTGACGAAGCACACTGTGTGAGTCAGTGGGGTCATGATTTTCGAGCCGATTACCTACGTCTTGGTGAGCTTCGTCGAGACTATCCAGGCGTACCAATCATGGCTCTCACTGCTACTGCACAAAATAAGGTTCAAGAGGACATCATTCGCTCTCTTCGTATTGAAGGATGTGTTTGTTTGCGCCAGTCTTTCAACCGCCCCAATCTTCATTATGAGGTCCGTCCCAAAACCAGCTCAGTAATACAAGAGATTGTGGCTTTTGTTCGTACACAAGAAGCCCGAGCAAGCGGCATCGTCTATTGCAACTCAAGGGACAATTGCGAAAATTTGGCGAAAAAACTAAGAGAGGATCATGGCCTAAGAGCATATCACTACCATGCGGGAATGACGAAGGAGAATCGGAGAAAGATGCAGGAAGGTTGGCAAGACCATAAATTTGAGATCATGGTGGCCACC ATCGCTTTCGGTATGGG CATCGACAAACCGGACGTGCGAT ACGTTATCCATCACCATCTGCCTAGATCTCTCGAAGGATATTACCAAGAAACTGGTAGAGCTGGGCGTGACGGCAATCCGTCGACTTGCATCCTGT ATTACGCTTTCAAAGATGGCAAGAAAATCCTCGGCCAGATTGACCAAGAAAAGGATCTCACGCGCGATCAAAAGGAGCGACAAAAGGCAAGTATGCAAGAAGTTCTTCGTTATTGTAACAACAAGGTCGATTGTCGTCGTTCCCAAGTGCTCGCATTTTTCAACGAAACTTTCGATGCTGCCAACTGCCATCAAGGATGTGACGTCTGCCTTGGCCGGGATAGGAACGTCTTCAGGACAGAGGATGTGACAGACGATGCGGTAACGGTCATCAAAATGGTCCAAGCATTTAGCAACACCAAAATTACAATCCTAAACGCCGCCGAATGCTTTAGAGGCTTCAAAGGTAATTCAGGCAAACGGTTAAATCAAAATCCGTACTTCGGCGCCGGACAATCTTGGGAAAGGAACGAGGGAGAGAGGCTGATCCAGACACTTGTCATCGAAGGAGCTCTGGAGGAATATTGTGTGGAGTCGAAGGCTGGATGGACGAATGCATATTTAAGA GTGGGCAAAGAGGGCTATAAATACTTGAATGGCACTGCTAGACTCAAGATGGATTTTCGTGAGGCATCTCCTCGCAAATTGACAACGAAACCCAAACAGTCCGCCAAGCGCCAGTCGGCTAAGTCCAAGAGCCAATCTACACTTGAGAAAACAACCGGTTCTAATCCCATTGCGCGGAAGCGTTCGCTGCAGCAAATCATGGCGGAGGAGGCAGAATTCGATAATTCACATTGGGGTGACACTGATGATGAGTACAATCCCGAAAACGATGGTGATCCTATCATAGccgatggagatgagacAGAAATGGACGATGACGTACcgttgaagagaaggaagtcaACGGAGGccagcaaggaaaagacaCCAAGGAGTACTAGATCAAAAGCAAGGGAAGCCATTcacgatgatgatggcgaaaGTTCGGTGGAGCAGTGTTTCAAGGCTTTAGAGAAAATGCGCAACCAG TCTGTCACCAAAAACAAGACTTATCCAGTCCTGACCGATGAGTTGCTTCAGATGGTAGCGGCGCTGATGCCTGCCA ACGAGAAAAGGCTTCGGGAGATCGAGGGAATGACTCCTCAACTTATTGAG GCATACTCTACCAAGATCTTGGGCATCTGCATAAAGTTCCGACCTGCTAATCAGAACCCATTGAACATTGCCGCCCGTAAAGATGCTCGTCCCCCAGCTGCAGAGCCTGCCCCCGTCACTGTACCACGAGCCAA CTCTACAACCATGCAGCGGATCAAACAATATGCATATGAACCTTCTTCGGCATCCAAGACCCCCATCACGTCCTCAGCGGTTCGGAGACCTTCAAATACAAGTTCACTCAAACGGCAAACCCTGCTTTTCACTACGCCATCAAATGCTACTGGTAATGGTGGCAGTGCTACTCCTACAGCGGCCAAACGGCAAAACAATGTTGGTAGTGTCCGCCCAGTGTTGGCAGCAAGGGGCGGTAATGTTATTAGGAAAGACAAGTTTTGA